A window of Quercus robur chromosome 12, dhQueRobu3.1, whole genome shotgun sequence genomic DNA:
CTAACAGACATACCCACAAATTCAATTCTATAAATATCAAGCTTGTTCTTACTAATTTCCAAAACCCCAAATCCTCAGCTAGCCTTAATTCTTTTCCTTAACATCAAAATCTTTGTTATATCATTCAAGCATGGGTGTCACTACTTATAACCAAGAATTCACCACCACTGTAGCTCCTGCTAGGATGTTCAAGGCTTTTATCCTTGACTCCCACAACCTCATGCCCAAGCTCATGCCTCAGTCCATCAAAAGCATTGAGTTCATTGAAGGAGATGGAGGCGTTGGCAGCATCAAAAAGACCACTTTTCATGAGGGTTAGTAACTTTGTTTTCACACTCATTAATAAGAAAGTTGCATTACATTTtagaattacataaaaaaaaaaaaaagggactctTTTTTTGGTAGGGAGTCACTTCAAATACTTGAAGCACAAGATTGATGCGCTTGATGCTGAGAATTGCTCTTGCAAGTACAGTTTGATTGAAGGAGATGTGTTGGGGGACAAGCTTGAGTCAATTTCTTACGAGGTTAAGTTTGAGTCCACTGATGGAGGAAGCGTCTGCAAGATGACTAGCCATTATCACACAAAGGGTGACTTCGAGCTAAAGGAAGAGGACATCAAGGATGGCAAGGACAAGGCTATGGGAATGTATAAGATTGTGGAAGAATACCTCTTGGCCAATCCTAATGTCTATTGTGAAGCTAAATGTGCCTGTTAAGAGTCACTGCCTAATTAAGCATATATATCCTTGGTTGTAAGAGTAAGGTGTAAAGTAAGATGtgtttgctttatttttgttttggtcttGAATGGACAGCTTTTTGGATTGTTAATAAGAACCCTGCTACCTAGTGCTACTGTGGTGTGGTAATCACTATAGCATGGTTGCTTGAGGAGTTTGATACGAATAAGCGAGGCAGATTGTAAATTTGATTACTATGTATGTATTATTGGAAAGAGAAATAAGGTATTGTAGTAAAGTCATCTGAGATGGttaaattttgaagtttgtTTTCTCTGTTTAATCTAACTAATCCACTTTGAACTTgtgtaacaaaatttttttgaaaatcaaaatttactaCTCCTGAATAAACACACTAAGAAATAATTGActataaaatataaagagaCTAATTTCAGGAACTAGAATGAGGCAGAACTagagccctttttttttttttatttggttgctGAACCGGAAGAACTAGAACTTTGAACACCAATTTAGTGATGCTGGTTACCTCTTTTAAAAGCACTGGTTTTCTATAATTTGgtagaaggaaaaaagaaaagaaaagaaagaaagttgagCTCTAAGTGATAAATGGTTGTTTTATTCAATATTCCATTGTTTATGACATGTTTAGAAA
This region includes:
- the LOC126709414 gene encoding major strawberry allergen Fra a 1.04-like isoform X1 is translated as MGVTTYNQEFTTTVAPARMFKAFILDSHNLMPKLMPQSIKSIEFIEGDGGVGSIKKTTFHEGTLFLVGSHFKYLKHKIDALDAENCSCKYSLIEGDVLGDKLESISYEVKFESTDGGSVCKMTSHYHTKGDFELKEEDIKDGKDKAMGMYKIVEEYLLANPNVYCEAKCAC
- the LOC126709414 gene encoding major strawberry allergen Fra a 1.04-like isoform X2 is translated as MGVTTYNQEFTTTVAPARMFKAFILDSHNLMPKLMPQSIKSIEFIEGDGGVGSIKKTTFHEGSHFKYLKHKIDALDAENCSCKYSLIEGDVLGDKLESISYEVKFESTDGGSVCKMTSHYHTKGDFELKEEDIKDGKDKAMGMYKIVEEYLLANPNVYCEAKCAC